AATCTTGATGAACTGATAATATGGCGAAGGCGTGGTTCAGCGCTTCCTGAACGGGAGGCTGTTCACCATAGCTGAAAGGCCTGGCTGCCCACTGCCTGGCTTCGATCTGTGCTGCTGTGTACTCGGCTTGCGTGCCGAGTTTTTCGGCAAGTATCCAGCTCTCGCCTGCGACAGCAAGCAAGTCTCTGATCGGCGTGTTGCTGCAGAGCACGAACGTATGGTATGCTAATCGCACACGAGGTGTCAAGTTGGCCGTAAGTGCGATAGGGAAGTCTTCGCAGCAGTCAGCCCAACCGTTTAGATCCTTTGGTGCGTCAAAGCGGCAAGCCATGAGGAGCATCGATCTGAATGGATCCACGTGCTCTCCCATGGGCTCAGGTATGAACTGGAGGTCCTGCAACGCTTGTGACGTTCGCtcgtattgcccgctaggCGGCATGCCAGCAACTGCGTCCCACTCGTTCTGAGATGTAGGATATGGCAAGTTCAGAACAGTGTTGTTGAAGCAGGTCGTTGGCTGTCGGCCGAAGAAAGTGCTATACTGCTGCTCCAGCACGTAGCAAACCAGTAACAAGCGCTGTCTACAGGCTGTTTCGGTGAACAATTCATCGCTGAAGCTGCCGGCTACTAGCATCTCTGGCGACGGCGAGGACATGAAGGCAACAGTGTCGTTCGACAATAGGCTGTACACATTCTCGAAATGCTTCGACAACCTCAGCGGGGGACGTCGTGACTTGAAAAGAGAGAAAACCTCCACTAGCACGATAGCCTGCATATCGCAGACACGGTAGGCGTGAGCTTCGGAGATCATCCTCTATATGTGAAGTTAGCGCTGGATATCCTTGTCAATCAACCGCAAGATCCGTCACCTACCTGTTTAAGTACTTTGACACATTTCTCGTGGATTGTGCGGGCATTGGATAAGTCGGTCCTGTGTCCTGACGCTTGTCCGCCAAGGGCCAGTATCGCTGCGCGTAGCAAAGGATTTGCCGCGTCGTGATCAAAGGTGGGCTTGTGTATGATGGGAAACAGCTCGTGCACCTGGCTCCAGTAGGCTGCAAGGTATTGCTGGTGCATCGGGTAAGGTGTGATATCCTCGTTTCCTTGGCGACACCCGAGCAAGATGTCCAGCATGTTCAGTTCACTGTGTTCCATAAGGTCTCTAACCTCTGCAGTCGCGGAGTGCGGGTCACAGCAGGCTAGGTCTGCTGTGTATTCCGGTGTAGGGTATCCAAGGCTACCCACGAGCGAGCCTGCATCAGGGAAATACTGTGTCTCGCATACAGGTTGGCTTGACCATCGTTGGATCTGTGTCGAAGAGCCGACTGAGACAGGCGACCTCGAGGTACTATAAGGTTGACCATAGCCAAGGAACGAAGTGTCAGAGAAGTTCCTTGCGCGTGCCATCTGTGGCTGGTAGAAGAAGACATCAGCAGCCTCGTCGCTAGACTCGTAGTCGTAATTGTATCCCGTGGGTGACAGGGGAGGGGTCGGTTCCCAAGGGTTGGTGAATGATCCGAATCCCTCGGGGCCGTTAGTCGTCAGGGGTACGCCTGAACGAAGCTCGTTTGGCGGTATGGGCACCCGCTTTGGGGTCCTGAAGGAAGTGAGTCAGCCGCCACGAGCTGAAAAAGAGACTATGCGAAAATTATGACAGGAGTAGGCGCAAGTAGGGTACTGGGCCCTTGGAGGACCTGCAGCGGTTTCTGAGTGCAGTATACAACGAAGGTGCATTGAAGCTTTGAAAGCGAGATTGGGACGAAAATGTAGAAAGTTGGTACCTTGAGGCTGAGCTCGATTGATGAGGCACACTGCCTGAAGTCTCTTGTTGCAGATCTGGAGCAACGACAGAAGTCTCTGTTGTGGCGCGCAGCGAGTCGCTTGCTTGCGAAGAGCCTGGCAGAAGACGGCCGAACTCCGCTGAAGAACTCCGACTTCCAATGGACTGACGTCGACTCGGCGGATTGAGAGGGTCGTTATGTCGTGCTTTATGGCGCACCAAGAGGTCTTCCCGATAGAAAGATCTGCCGCAACTAGGCCAGTCACAAGGGTAAGCACCAGGTTTGTGGTTCTGCTGGTGGCGCCTCAAGTGCTCAGCGCGGGTATAAGTCTTGCCGCACTCTTCGCAGTGGTGAATACGCTGGCCCTTGGTCGCCTTGCTGACTCGGCCTGTGCGTGTGTATTTGATCGAGCCTGAATTGGAGCGCTCGGGAGGCGTCGAAGAACGATACATATCAGCAGTGTCTCGGGAGGAGCCACGGAGTCCTTGGGGGCGGATCAATGTATCGCGGCCTCTCATGCTTGGGGTCTCATCACCTGGCTGTTGGCCGGGGCTTTGTGAGGATTGTGATGGTTGGCGTTGACGTTTGCCAGTCTCAGACGTGTTGTCGTGCCTTGGTATGGAGGATGTGAGTTCCGCAGGGTCGGGCACCTCGGACGGCATGGTGGCAGGCCCGGGATATAATGCTATACATGTAGCCAAGTAGAGGGTAAATGCAGGTCCACCACCGCCTCAGAGAGCTCTGACCATTAAGACGCCGAAGAGCTGGTGGCAGCCAAAGTTGGTGTGAAGTTGCCGTGGCGTTAACGCCATGTCCCGGCGTTTCAGTCGATGCGATTGAGCAGTGAGGCAAACGATCTAGGACCAAGGAACGGGAGTGCCAGGCGGGAATGCAGGTCAGTGCAATAACATTAGAAATCCAACAAGATGAGGGCGGATATCCCTGCCTCAGGGAAAGAGGACTAGTCGAGAGGGCGATGGTGGGCGGAAGATGGAGTGAAGTCCAGAGGTCGCGGGCGGCATCGCGTGTGCTAGTGGCATAGGCCGAACGACTTACCTCGCGATCCTTTGACGTGTGCTCTGAAACCCTAGGCCAGGCACCGTGCTTCAAGCCACCATGAAGATGCGCACATGGCGCTCCCCGAACGGGTGGAACAATCGCCCGACGATCAAAAGCCAGCAGCACAGGCGAGGCAAGAGGTCAGTTGAACGCGGAGAAGAATGCGAAGGATGCGCGCTATGTAGTGCTAGGCTATGCTGATACATGTATGATTAGCTCTCACGGCGAGGAAAGAACACCCTCTTGCGTCGTCTTCCATGCGGCAGGAGCATGGCACGCATCATTCGCACCTTCCAGAGCCTGAGACAATTGTCATCGATGCTTACCTGTCGTGCTCCGCTCGGTGGCTTACAGGATTACACAGCCTCCCCATAGTGACTTGCATATTCGAGCCGTCAGTACATGATCTGGAAAGGCAGATCTCGAATGTAATGCGGACACGCGGAGACCGTCCCTGCGCGAACTTCTTGCCGGGGTTGTCTTCACCGGTCGGACCAGGGGGTGCAGGTGGGCGCTTACGAAGTAATGTACAGCATCCACCACTCAATCTTCTACACCACAATGCAACTTCTCGCTCGCCTACCGCGACATAGATACCAATTCCGATCAGTCCTTACATGATCTTATGCTGCACGTCAGCTCGGCGCCTTTACCGTCCGTCCTGTCCACCTCGCTGGGAGCCAATTTTAGGAGCGGGAAATGGCTTGCCAAGTAAGCCCATCTCGCAGTGAACCTCAACCGACTCGCAGTCCTGTCTGAGGATGCGCTTCTCCCGCCCGCCTGGAGCCGTAGCAGATCTCCATGTGCTCGGCAGATTTGATCGCATGGCACTGTGGCTAACTTTCACGTTGTTACGTTCTCTAACGCTAGGCGCGAGAACACGCACCGGTTTGAATTGTTGATCATGAGGAGGGATAGGTTTTCCTCTTGCGAAATGACAATATTGCCTCACCAAAGACAGTGCTGGATCTCCGGGACCTCTCACATTCTCGGCAAGAAGATCTTCGCATCGATGTGAGGTGGCTGGTCCTCCCAACGATGATTCGAAGGACGTTTAAGCTTTCACTTTACGAAGTGTGCAGGCGAAGGATTTCTGGCATGTTGGCTCTCAGCAAGACGGGCCTGTCATTGGACGGGTCCACGTGGATGAGCTTGCCCGAGAGTCTGAGGGATAGTCGCTATGTTCGCGGCGTCCACAGACAGTATGGTCTCAAGCTGTCACGATAGCTTCGCGAGGGAGAAGCAACTACAGCCGTCTAAGGCGCAGCGATCGTGCAGAACGACAGTTGATGCAGCGCCGGCTGTTCTAATATTATCTCGAGCTCTGCACAGCTCTACCGAGTTGAACTGCATGCTGACGGCGTGGATGCGGAACGTCCGAGCGAATGCGATCATAACGCATTCGAATTAGAGATGGGAGCCACAGCAGACCAAGCCTGGCATAATAATATGCGAGTGACACTCCACGATACAACAGCGGAAGAACGACGAGAGCGGTGTGGTAGGTGATCTCGGGGCTCAACATTGAGCATCGTGGTTCATTGACTGCTCGATCGACGTGCCGCTGTACCAGAGCAGGGTCAATCAGTGCAATGCTCTTAAAGGCCGTGTGAGTGCAAGGCAGAGTATGGATTGTATCGTTGTTGTCACGGTCCATTGCAAAGTTGGCGACATGCATGGCGCAATCGATGGCCGTCATCGGAGCAGCATGGACTTGTGTCCGCAACAAACGGTCTGGATCATCTTAGCAGAACCAACCAACATCTCCAAAGATCCGTGGTCATGGTGGATGTACTTCGGACTCAGTCTGTATGATTCAATATCGTGCTCACATAGAACACACCACTTGCACTCACAGTAGAGAGAGTCGTACGTTCCTGCAACATCGGAGACAGCTGCCGCCGCTGCGTGCGCATGACTTTTGGCAGGTCATGTTTCAACGCCACCCAGCACGCGAGTTGCAGACATCATCAACACTAAGTCGCTCATCATTCACCACAACTGCCAAACATGAGCAGATTTCGATGCTGCCGGCAATTTCCTGGAACCGTCATGGTACGACTGGTCGTTCTGGGAGAAGATGGCGAAGAAGATGTTCCCTTCATCGAACAGAATGGAGCGAGTGGCAAAGGCAGACTTAACCCAAACATGAACCAGTTCACAGCAGCACTGTCATGCTACCCGTGAGTACAGATGTTGATCTTTCGAACGAACGCAACTCCCTTCGCGTATCCGGTCTGACGGAGCCGCAGGATCGTGTCTTTGCTTGCGAGCTACATGGACCTCACCACGCTATCTGATCTATCACAGACATGTCGCCAGGTTCGCGCGAATTTGATGCAGTACAGGTCCTTGCTCATAACCAAATCTCTACGCTGCGAGAACGAGGACACCAGCCCAGCTGCACGCCTTGGCAATGCGTTACATGCCAGTCATGCTGTATGGACAGCGTACGGGCAGACTGGGTTAAAGGTTGGCCGCATCACTAGTGGTAAGGTCGGTGCATGTGCACGAGACATGGTAGCCGATTGTCGTAAATGCGGTCGTATTATCTGCAGAGTATGCCAACCTTCCACACAACAGTACAGATCAAGCGCCCTTGGGCTCGAGCTCATACATCCAAACAGAACTGTGTCGTCAAAGCACCGCCTACTTCTATCATGAAGTTTCGGCACCGCAGACTATGTCGCACATGCATGAAGTCTCCACTCCCAGAGCTCATGAACATCACACGGACAATCGAGGAAGATGGCACAAGGCGAGTATGTTCGAGCCTGAGAGCCTGCGGCATCGTCCTGACGTTCTCTAGCCACGACGAAACCACGCCTGAACGTCGTACGTATGCACGGCCACCATGCACGTGTGAAGACTTTGTCTGGGTCTGCCAGCCGTGCGGGCAAACTATGCGTACTGATGACACGACTTACATTCGCGGATGGAAGTGGCGGGCGAGGTACTCACACTGCGGAGGTATGGGTGCAGGCTTGGGAGAGGCCAACGAGGGCGTAGAGTGCGGTCGTATCACCGACTGTCTTGCCACCAGGATGGTTGAGAAGGATGTCGAATGCGATGCAGCAGAGCTAGCAGCATTATGTGCTGAGACAGCGAAAGCTGAGATTGACGGTCGCCACTGGAATGGGAGCAGCTACTCAACACAAGAAATTGTTGGCATCGGTGGTAAGGTGAAGACCAAAGTCAAGAAACAAATACCAGTCGGCGCTATCGTCAAGGAATACGAGGACGAACGAGACAACGAAAAGTTCTTGGATCGCGAGCAAACTGGGGCGAATCGCAGCTGGTGTTCTTGGTGTGCGCGCGTAGTGGCAGGCAAGAAAGACCAGGATAGTGCTACGCGAAGCACAGACAGTATTGCATCGACAAGCTCGTCAGGCACAGTCTGAAAATGTCAAGGGCAGCAGCTGGCAAATATTCATATGAGCCAATAAAAGCATTTCATCCCTCACGGTACATCCCGCTAATATGGCATAGTATACAACACACATAGACTGACGCTGCTAATCATCCAGCTGCCAACCTTCCAGCCAGTTCACCCAAGAATCAGCCTTCACCCGGTTTTCGCGATCCTTTTTCAACGCCTGCCGACAACAATCCACAAAGTCCTGACAAGCAGCCAGTCTTTTCCGCGCGACTGGATCCATCCGAGCGAATTGAAGAGGATCGCCGCTCTTGATGGCTTCGCGAAGCATGAAATTGTTGCCACCACAAGCTGCAGTATACGGCGACCCTCCCACCAGGATGTACAGCAGAGTCAGTCCCAGGCTCCACACGTCACTCGCAAATGTTGGTGTATTCCACTCCGGCTGAATCCGCATCTGCTCAGGAGCCATGTAGTCCCAGGTCCCACCAGCATTCGATGGATCGTCCTTCTCCGGCATGAAAGCAGCTGAGAAGTCAATATAACGAGCTCGGATCACAGGCTTCTGATCAGTCGCGTGCTCTGAAATGTCGAGGAGGATGTTCCCGGGCTTGATATCGGCGTGGACTACGCCATTGGAATGCAGGAAGTCGAGGCCGTTGATCAGGTCGTAGGCGATGCCGGGGAAGAGAGCGATCAATTCTAGGTGGCGGGCTACTTCGGTCATTTGCTTCATTCGACCGCATAGGCCTTCTAGAGATCCTCCGATAATGGCTTCGAAGACGAGGGATTGGTTTCGCTCGTCCAGGCCGCAGAATGGGACGATGTATTGGCTTGCCGCGGTTCGGCGCTGGAGATGTGTCAGTATTCTCGCTTCTTGCCGGAAGATTTCCTTAGCATCCTGGCGTGCTGGCGTCTTGACCGCCAGTAAACGCGGAGTGGACGTTGCGCGAGAGCTCCTGAACAGTCTGGGAGACTTCTGAGGCGAGAGTAGTAAGGATGACCCTCTACTACGAGCTGGCTGGGTCCGCTTCTGTTCTGCAAGGTAGACTGTACTCCACAGCCCTTCGCCGAGAACTTTCGCACGCTCCAGCTCATAGTCGAGCTTGCTGAAATCGTAAGTGATAACGCCTGCCGCATCGATATCGAGAGAGCTTCGCTCGCTGGACAGCGCAGTCAATGGTGTCGAAGGAGACCCGGCCAAACTGAAGATATCGGACATTCCACTGACGCTGCCATCAACCGACGTCCTGGGACTCTCGAAATCGGTAACGACATCTTCCATTCCGTGCCTGTCCTCCTCCTCGTCCTGTCCGGCCTCAAGAACCGTGCAGGGACTCATGTCGCCAACATCCACGGCCGCTGACACGGATTTGTGGCGAGTACGTATCGCATCGCAGTTGTCGTTAAAATCTTGACTTTGACTCTGGAAGCCGGTGTTGGAGTACGTCCTCAATCGCAAGGGAAGTGGCCGTGTTCGTTGCGACTTGTGTTGCGAAAGCCTCTCACATTGCGATCCGAACGTTGGTAGCCAAGTAATGTGGCCCGCCATGATTGCTGTAATAACAAGATCGTTCGTCGTGACTCCAAAGTCTTCTGCTGGCAGATGGTCCAACAAGATACTTCGCTCCAAAATTGAAATTACATGTTCAAGCGCGGCGCGTAGCAATCTCCGTCGTTGCTAGCTCGTAAAACACACCGTATCGATAAGTATTCGTTTTATCGGAACGTGGTCAGCTGCAGGGTATAGGTAGGTAGATGATTCCAAGACTGGCCTATCTTGCGATAAAACAAAAAGTCCGTTTCTCGTCGAAACAGGCAAGGGAGAGAAACAAAGGACGAACGTGAGGGCTGCGAAGTGGTCAAGATGAAGTCACCACTGGCGGGCTGGCTGGGGGTTTGGCGCGGACGCCGCAAAGGTTTACGAAGGATCGCGGTAGGTTTGAAATTGTACGTGACCTGTCAGTTCCCGCAGAGTCACATTCGCATTCGCAAGGTGTTGCACTCTGATGGATCATGGCACGTGTGGCGCCAGTAGACTGGGTTGCGAGTGTGCCTCCCGCGCCCGCGGCCGGGGAAGGGGAAGGGGAGCATGGAAGCTCTAGATATCCTCGTGTTGTGTCGCCACGTTTGCAATGGTGACGGGCTACAACTCTGGCGAGAAGTCTGGATTGGAGGGCTTGTTTCGTGGGCTGACAGAATGTAGAGCTTGCCGTCGGCAGAACTGTGACGAGATGTATTTTGAGAAGTACAAAGTACAGCGTATGCCTACAGCACAAAATGTGATGTTGCACGGTGATCGTGCAATGGCATGGCCAAGTGACGAGCTGTGCGAGCAATATTCGACTTGGGCATTTAGTTGTTGTCCTACTATGTAGTAGGGCTCGAGGAGCTCGTCACGTGAGAGAAGGTCACGTTATTGCGGATTGGAATGCACCAATAAGAGCGCGGCTTGGCACTTCCCTCAGCTAAATATAGCCCGCTCACCATTGCCTTCAGCACTACTCTCTCACCACGTCGTGACCTACGGTCGCAAGCTCCCTTCGGAACGACTGGTGACAACGTAGCTTCAGGAAATGGTTCACTTGGCCAATCAACCATGTACAACGTTGTGGTATGGAGGTGCCGGATTGGCCGGATGAGACAGCCCTGCCGTCGGCTTCTCTGCAGGCACTCCGGGCGGACGTGGAAGCCTGCGCCAACTGTGAAGGCCATCGATGATGTGGCTTGATGGTCAGGTGTTGACAATGGTAAACTTGGTCTTTCTACATGCCACTCGACCACAGATTGTTGTGCATTTCAAGAGGCAAGAAAGAACGAAAGTGTTCGTGAAAGAGCACCGGCTGTGTGGTCCCGGGCTCAGATCTACATTGCTTCATTCTGCTTGGCTGGGGAGTGATCGACAGCAGTGTACACATGGCCTTTCAACATCTCTGTCCATCGCAGCATTCTAGCCTTTAATCAGTCTTGAAGCGTAACGGACCAGCTCGGTCTCTCATCTTCTTCCCATACAGCTGAACAGCCACCACGAGAAAGTACGACGCGAAGATGACGGCTCCCTGGACACCGAACGTGGCTTTCGTGCCCATCTTCTTCGCCACCTAGTCATTGCAGTCCAGGAACCTTAGATTAATAGCAAATCTAACAGACCATCTACTGCTAACGACCCAAGGTATcacacactcctagccaaacaaggcacccctagaacatgcatgtacatcagcaaagagatggcaacagacagctgggaacaaatccaacaggaagggggagacatcacctcaGTCAGACTCAACACTAACTAAGgcagcatccacatccacagtgtatacaacccaccccctagctccagaagcagcacctagctaggcacactacaacagctgccagacatcttgcagagtgactcccaacacatcgtgctgggagacttcaacttgcaccatcctacatagggatcagactttgcacctgcccatcacttcctagctaacagactcctctccactacctaaagcaacaacatgcacctagttaccccaaagggcctaactacctggtcacagagagcaagctcaagcaccattgacctgtgctttgcatcacatgacctgcagcagaaggtcactagatgctgggttaaccaggacttggagtcctcatcagatcacctcccaattcaggtggagtttgaaacacagacacagcaggaaggaggtctagaacctcagctggcctggaaggcagccaactgggaacagatcagacaagacctggaacagaagctagctggactagagaccaggagactggaaacagccttagacatagaccaagcagtggcagaactggttagaaCAATGCAGGAAACTGCAGTAGCCCACACCagagaaaagaaacagtcactgtaccagaagccattctggacaaaggaatgctcagagaaggtcaaggcagccaggcaggccaggagagcccttacccagagTCACTCCTAGGAAGCAtgggacagatacaaccaggcaaccagagacaagaaggcccagatcaagagggacaagatgctggagtggaggtcaacagttggatccattacccagaatcctgagaagatgtggaaactagcaaagtgggcaagacaacccacataggacagaaacatgctgccccagtttccaaacattgaagaccaggaaggagtaatcTAACACACTCTCCTaggaaaggcacaggcattagggaaacatttctttggcacacaggtagaagctgacctgcaggatctagagggcagtgtgtatccaataccactagagcaatcctgcacagtgggagagggagagatcaagagcatcattaagagactctcaggaaacaaggccccagGACCAGATAGGATTTCAAACTTGTTTATCA
This genomic window from Fulvia fulva chromosome 4, complete sequence contains:
- a CDS encoding Mitogen-activated protein kinase kinase 7, with the translated sequence MAGHITWLPTFGSQCERLSQHKSQRTRPLPLRLRTYSNTGFQSQSQDFNDNCDAIRTRHKSVSAAVDVGDMSPCTVLEAGQDEEEDRHGMEDVVTDFESPRTSVDGSVSGMSDIFSLAGSPSTPLTALSSERSSLDIDAAGVITYDFSKLDYELERAKVLGEGLWSTVYLAEQKRTQPARSRGSSLLLSPQKSPRLFRSSRATSTPRLLAVKTPARQDAKEIFRQEARILTHLQRRTAASQYIVPFCGLDERNQSLVFEAIIGGSLEGLCGRMKQMTEVARHLELIALFPGIAYDLINGLDFLHSNGVVHADIKPGNILLDISEHATDQKPVIRARYIDFSAAFMPEKDDPSNAGGTWDYMAPEQMRIQPEWNTPTFASDVWSLGLTLLYILVGGSPYTAACGGNNFMLREAIKSGDPLQFARMDPVARKRLAACQDFVDCCRQALKKDRENRVKADSWVNWLEGWQLDD